From the Octadecabacter arcticus 238 genome, the window TGCGCGTATTCTTCAAACCGCGCTAGAAATGTTTGAAACCCTGATCCGTATCGCATGAGGTAGACTATGTCTGTATCCACCAAGATTTTTTCTGATCAAATGACGACGCGGTTTTCTCAGATCAATGAAGAAATTCAACTGCGGCAAACCAAAATATCAACTGGTCGTGATATCACTGAAGCATCCGAACAGCCTATCAAAGCTGTCAAGCTGTCTGCGCTAGAGCAGAGTTTGACCCAGTTAGGGGGGTTTCAGCGTAACGTTGGCACTGCACAACAGAGCCTGTCGCTTAGCGATACGGCCTTGGCCAGTGCGGACGATGTCCTCGCACAACTGCGGGAACGTGCCATAGCAGCCAACACTGTTACGGTTTCCGACGACGATATAGCGGCATTCCGGATCGAGGTGTCCCAGATGCGTGAGGCGCTAGTGGGGCTTGCGAATACACGCACGTCAGATGGGCAGGCGTTGTTCGGAGGATATTCGACCGACATTGTTCCCTTTGTTCAAGATGCAGCAGGCCGTGTTCAATACCAAGGCGATGGTGGTACACAGACACTTGCGGCATCCGAGACAATGCGGCTTCCCACCTCTGTGAATGGTGGCGAAGTATTCATGCAGGTCAAGACCGATGATGGAATTTTTAGCATTTTCGACATCGTGGATAGTTTTGATGCGGCTTTGGCGAATAGAACGTCGATGACCGACAGCCTGTCATCCGAGGCGCAGACTGGTCTATCCTTGAGCTTCTCAGGTGATCGGGTTCCACGAGATTTGTCCTTCACGCTGTCGGGTCCAGAGGGTTCGGTAACTATACTGGCCCATGAAGTTGTGGGCGGATCGCATGAGCGTCTTTTACTAGAAATCAATGAGCAGTCGGTCAACACTGGTGTGACCGCAACCATCAACAGTGATACTGGGCGTCTGGATTTGAGCACGGAAGATGGTGAGACAATTGAATTGTCTGGCTTACAGGTTGAAGGCGTAAGCCTTGCCTCACACATGCCCCAGTTCACTATGACTACAGACGGGAAACCGCCCAAGACCATGGTGCCTGAAGTGCAGATGCTTGACAGGCAGTTAGAGAAGATCGTCAAGGCCGGTGAAAAAATGGCATTGTCCCGTACAGCGGTAGGCGCTCGCATGCAGCGCGCCGAAGCTCAGGAAGAAGTCCTGCAAACGCGGTCTGTGGCGATTGAGACTGACGTAAGCGAACTTGGAGCAGCAGATCTTGAGAAAATTATCACTGAACTCCAAACGCTGCTGGTGACTCGGGATGCTACGC encodes:
- the flgL gene encoding flagellar hook-associated protein FlgL, coding for MSVSTKIFSDQMTTRFSQINEEIQLRQTKISTGRDITEASEQPIKAVKLSALEQSLTQLGGFQRNVGTAQQSLSLSDTALASADDVLAQLRERAIAANTVTVSDDDIAAFRIEVSQMREALVGLANTRTSDGQALFGGYSTDIVPFVQDAAGRVQYQGDGGTQTLAASETMRLPTSVNGGEVFMQVKTDDGIFSIFDIVDSFDAALANRTSMTDSLSSEAQTGLSLSFSGDRVPRDLSFTLSGPEGSVTILAHEVVGGSHERLLLEINEQSVNTGVTATINSDTGRLDLSTEDGETIELSGLQVEGVSLASHMPQFTMTTDGKPPKTMVPEVQMLDRQLEKIVKAGEKMALSRTAVGARMQRAEAQEEVLQTRSVAIETDVSELGAADLEKIITELQTLLVTRDATRQAYSRIVQGSLFDFLK